One region of Spirochaetota bacterium genomic DNA includes:
- a CDS encoding phosphoglucosamine mutase: MERTLKVSISGIRGIIGAGLDAATLVSYVNAYALLMKPRSTIALGRDTRISGSAIVNIVSGALAMAGHTVLDLGIVPTPTVLFTVRKRKFAGGIIVTASHNPIEWNALKFAGAGGRFLVQRQIDELIREQKKNSPITNPALRTGGIGEYPCAIQDHIDAIVASVDAKSPAGRLLTNMNA; encoded by the coding sequence ATGGAAAGAACGCTGAAAGTCAGTATATCCGGCATACGCGGCATCATCGGTGCCGGCCTCGATGCGGCGACGCTGGTGTCATACGTCAATGCCTACGCATTGCTCATGAAGCCCAGAAGCACGATAGCCCTCGGGCGCGACACCCGCATCAGCGGCAGCGCGATAGTGAACATCGTATCCGGTGCGCTTGCCATGGCGGGGCATACCGTTCTTGATCTGGGCATTGTCCCCACGCCGACCGTGCTCTTTACCGTTCGCAAGCGGAAATTCGCCGGCGGCATTATCGTTACGGCAAGCCATAATCCCATCGAATGGAATGCGCTCAAATTCGCAGGTGCCGGGGGGCGATTCCTCGTGCAGCGCCAGATCGATGAGCTCATCCGCGAACAGAAAAAGAATTCGCCGATAACGAATCCCGCATTAAGAACAGGCGGTATCGGCGAATATCCATGCGCGATACAGGACCATATCGATGCGATCGTCGCAAGCGTTGACGCGAAGAGCCCAGCCGGGCGCCTGCTGACGAACATGAACGC
- a CDS encoding pyrimidine/purine nucleotide monophosphate nucleosidase domain-containing protein: MKTTKKRTAPDIMPSTSVEIALDEHMNPTMVLEMERAFKDHYRERLLRIIQAIILTKRHHYFDGLYPDMTIDLAVTKSSVRMILKGVPREKLVGGRLIKLKEEQILCGIRDLLLSRQFPLNDMSSESITQYIFHFVQNAHVITREDIASNPYGRIMMQGGHHIPEIESNHHKRLGFGVGLLGLELITGSGPGAMEDPMKGALRGYQMNRHTRKFIGITEDGIISGEPCNDYIDHLIVFPDIEKRLEAFIRMSRAGIIVPGGPGTFEEILTVLWIKMHPRNKKFRFPLYLCQPVQSRSYFRGIVSFLEDTFDIDFEKTGLFRMFESDAENTDDRTLDPRRIAPMLLDDMRETKEYYERLSKRTGEHFFPLWDWNVHFPERLQKPLHITKDFVESLCFDRKMAPDELFFSLRSLSSAIVEVNVRDREFLRKYGTFKLKGDPSILHRVDRLFQEFHRDGRMGMRKYLCPYRIARPVKTGKKK, translated from the coding sequence ATGAAGACCACAAAGAAGCGGACGGCACCCGATATCATGCCGTCGACAAGCGTTGAGATAGCGCTCGATGAGCACATGAACCCGACCATGGTCCTCGAGATGGAGCGTGCATTCAAGGACCATTACCGCGAGCGGCTCTTGCGCATCATCCAGGCGATAATACTCACGAAGCGGCATCACTATTTCGACGGACTTTATCCGGACATGACGATAGACCTTGCCGTAACGAAATCGTCGGTGCGCATGATATTGAAGGGCGTGCCGCGCGAGAAGCTTGTGGGCGGACGGCTGATCAAGCTGAAAGAAGAACAGATACTCTGCGGCATACGCGATCTCCTTCTCTCGCGCCAATTCCCGCTCAATGACATGAGCTCGGAATCGATAACCCAGTACATTTTTCATTTCGTCCAGAACGCGCATGTGATAACGCGGGAGGACATCGCGAGTAATCCGTATGGGCGCATCATGATGCAGGGCGGTCATCATATCCCTGAAATAGAATCGAACCATCATAAGCGTCTTGGTTTCGGCGTCGGCCTTCTCGGGCTTGAGCTCATCACCGGCAGCGGCCCCGGCGCCATGGAAGATCCCATGAAAGGGGCGCTCCGCGGCTATCAGATGAACCGTCACACGCGGAAGTTCATCGGCATAACCGAGGACGGCATCATATCGGGCGAGCCGTGCAACGACTATATCGATCATCTCATCGTGTTCCCCGACATTGAAAAACGCCTTGAGGCGTTCATACGCATGTCGCGCGCGGGCATCATCGTCCCCGGCGGCCCCGGCACGTTCGAGGAGATACTCACCGTGCTCTGGATAAAGATGCACCCGCGCAATAAAAAATTCCGTTTCCCGCTCTATCTCTGCCAGCCGGTACAGTCGCGATCATATTTCCGCGGCATCGTATCGTTCCTCGAGGACACGTTCGATATCGACTTCGAGAAGACAGGGCTTTTCCGCATGTTCGAGAGCGATGCGGAGAACACGGATGACCGTACGCTCGATCCGCGGCGTATCGCGCCCATGCTCCTCGATGATATGCGCGAAACGAAAGAGTATTACGAACGCCTTTCCAAGCGTACCGGCGAACACTTCTTCCCGCTCTGGGACTGGAACGTCCATTTCCCCGAGCGGCTGCAGAAGCCGCTTCACATAACGAAGGATTTCGTCGAGAGTCTCTGCTTCGACAGGAAGATGGCTCCGGACGAGCTTTTCTTCTCGCTCAGAAGCCTGTCATCGGCCATCGTTGAAGTGAACGTACGCGACAGGGAATTCCTCAGGAAATACGGCACGTTCAAACTGAAGGGCGATCCGTCGATACTGCATCGCGTGGACAGATTGTTCCAGGAATTCCATCGCGACGGCCGCATGGGCATGCGGAAATATCTCTGTCCGTACCGCATCGCTCGGCCGGTTAAGACGGGAAAGAAGAAATGA
- a CDS encoding SRPBCC family protein — protein MIKKVLIILGIIIVVAAAVVVTAPVFLPKTYTVSRTIEIHAAPSAIYRTLGDFDEFMKWQPWIRYEPEAKKVITGKPFTIGARYEWEGKRLGKGSMMITSLAQNEYVETELIFGGADASKSVNRVSLAPMEKATKVTWTLRGGMSYFERYFAPMMDSMLGKDFEGGLKNLKEYIERK, from the coding sequence ATGATCAAGAAAGTTCTCATCATTCTCGGCATTATTATCGTCGTTGCCGCGGCTGTTGTTGTCACAGCCCCGGTGTTCCTTCCTAAAACGTATACGGTTTCCCGGACCATCGAGATCCATGCCGCGCCGTCCGCGATCTATCGGACCCTCGGCGATTTCGATGAATTCATGAAATGGCAGCCATGGATACGCTATGAGCCGGAGGCGAAGAAGGTCATCACCGGCAAGCCGTTCACCATAGGTGCGCGGTACGAGTGGGAGGGGAAGAGACTCGGGAAGGGATCGATGATGATAACCTCTCTTGCGCAGAACGAATACGTCGAGACCGAGCTGATATTCGGCGGGGCGGATGCATCGAAGTCGGTGAACAGGGTATCGCTTGCGCCGATGGAAAAAGCGACGAAGGTGACATGGACGTTACGCGGGGGCATGTCGTATTTCGAGCGGTATTTCGCACCGATGATGGATTCCATGCTCGGCAAGGATTTCGAGGGCGGGCTTAAGAATCTCAAAGAGTATATCGAGAGAAAATAG
- the gap gene encoding type I glyceraldehyde-3-phosphate dehydrogenase, protein MAIKIAINGFGRIGRLVYQAIVEKGLLNEIDVVAVVDVATDAEYFAYQLKYDSVHGRMKATVSAEKSKADLAECDTLVVNGKKTKCLMAPKDGIDKLPWKDLGIEYVIESTGLFTEKEKAEGHIKAGAKKVIISAPAKGGAKTFVMGVNNEKYNPAEDHVVSNASCTTNCLAPLVHVLLKEGIGIETGLMTTIHSYTATQKPVDGPSKKDWRGGRAAAINTIPSTTGAAKAVGEVLPETKGKLTGMSFRVATADVSVVDLTFRSVKDTSIEEIDKLMKKASETYLKDILGYCNEELVSTDFIHDNRSSIYDSLATVQNNLPGEKRFFKVVSWYDNEWGYSCRVADLLMFMSKKK, encoded by the coding sequence AACGGGTTCGGCCGCATCGGGCGGCTGGTCTATCAGGCTATCGTCGAAAAAGGCCTCCTCAACGAGATCGATGTCGTCGCCGTCGTCGATGTCGCCACCGACGCGGAATATTTCGCGTATCAGCTCAAGTACGACTCGGTGCACGGCAGGATGAAAGCGACCGTTTCCGCCGAGAAGAGCAAGGCGGATCTCGCCGAATGCGACACGCTCGTCGTCAACGGCAAGAAGACCAAGTGCCTCATGGCGCCCAAGGACGGCATCGACAAGCTTCCGTGGAAAGACCTCGGCATCGAGTACGTCATCGAATCGACCGGGCTTTTCACCGAGAAGGAAAAGGCCGAAGGCCACATCAAGGCCGGCGCGAAAAAGGTCATCATCAGCGCACCGGCCAAGGGCGGCGCGAAGACCTTCGTCATGGGCGTCAACAACGAGAAGTACAATCCTGCCGAAGACCATGTCGTCTCGAACGCCAGCTGCACCACGAACTGCCTGGCACCCCTCGTGCATGTGCTCCTGAAAGAGGGCATCGGTATCGAGACCGGCCTTATGACGACGATACACTCCTATACCGCAACGCAGAAGCCCGTCGACGGACCGTCCAAGAAGGATTGGCGCGGCGGACGCGCGGCGGCTATCAACACGATACCGTCGACCACCGGCGCAGCGAAGGCCGTGGGCGAAGTGCTCCCGGAAACGAAGGGCAAGCTCACCGGCATGTCGTTCCGCGTCGCCACCGCGGACGTTTCCGTCGTCGACCTCACCTTCCGCTCGGTGAAGGACACTTCCATCGAAGAGATCGACAAGCTCATGAAGAAGGCGTCTGAGACCTATCTCAAGGACATACTCGGCTATTGCAATGAGGAGCTCGTTTCGACGGACTTCATCCATGACAATCGCTCGTCCATCTACGACTCGCTCGCCACGGTGCAGAACAATCTCCCGGGCGAAAAGCGTTTCTTCAAGGTCGTGAGCTGGTATGACAACGAGTGGGGCTATTCCTGCCGCGTTGCCGATCTTCTCATGTTCATGTCGAAGAAAAAATAG